From Mauremys reevesii isolate NIE-2019 linkage group 10, ASM1616193v1, whole genome shotgun sequence, the proteins below share one genomic window:
- the WFIKKN1 gene encoding WAP, Kazal, immunoglobulin, Kunitz and NTR domain-containing protein 1, producing the protein MPGCFLDVILFVCQELCKAKSPPGWAEGAWRELMPSWCFGRRGLKRKKGELQLREAGQPDPMLATLLLSLLPVLAESASLQPIRMSHLGVCPNQLNPNLWVDAQSTCERECHTDQDCEGFEKCCTNVCGLRSCVAARYADSVSSLELAQEASCESFVCTQQGSDCDIWDGQPICKCKDRCEKEPNFTCASDGLTYYNKCYMDAEACIRGISLSVVPCKYIFTWPNTSPVPLETTTHPTPGAAAEVPIPPALYNNPFHQSVYVGGTVSFHCDVSGRPRPDITWEKQSDHQENFIMRPDQMYGNVVVTNIGQLVIYNAQLEDTGIYTCTARNSAGLLRADFPLSIIKREPSGGEPRASSTQQVPATECLKEPDKRECEAQQMRWHFDPKKGSCATFRYGGCGANQNHFETYEACRSACVSSAENMCTLPMVQGPCKNWEARWAYNHLMKQCHSFVYGGCEGNDNNFESKETCEDACPFPKTLQCKACRLKSKMVLSLCRSDFAIVGRLMEIIEDQDSGIARFALEDILKDEKMGLKFFNIKYLEVTLSDMDWSCPCPNMTTEDGPLIIMGEVHDGMAVLDPNSYVRAANDKRVKKIYELIEKKTCELLNRFQD; encoded by the exons ATGCCGGGTTGCTTTTTGGATGTGATTCTTTTTGTGTGTCAGGAGCTGTGCAAGGCAAAGAGCCCTCCTGGCTGGGCAGAGGGAGCCTGGCGTGAATTGATGCCTTCCTGGTGCTTCGGAAGAAGGGGATTAAAGAGGAAAAAAGGGGAGCTCCAGCTCCGGGAGGCAGGTCAGCCCGACCCCATGCTGGCCACACTGCTCCTGTCTCTACTGCCTGTCCTGGCCGAGAGCGCCAGCCTACAGCCAATCCGAATGAGTCATCTGGGGGTGTGCCCCAACCAACTGAACCCCAACCTGTGGGTGGATGCCCAGAGCACCTGCGAACGGGAGTGCCACACTGACCAG GACTGTGAAGGCTTTGAGAAGTGCTGCACCAATGTCTGTGGCCTGCGGAGCTGCGTGGCTGCCCGCTATGCCGACAGTGTCTCGTCCCTGGAGCTGGCACAGGAGGCCTCGTGCGAGAGCTTTGTGTGCACCCAGCAGGGCTCAGACTGTGACATCTGGGACGGGCAGCCCATCTGCAAGTGCAAGGACAGGTGTGAGAAGGAGCCCAACTTCACATGTGCCTCAGATGGGCTCACGTACTACAACAAGTGCTACATGGATGCGGAGGCCTGTATCCGGGGCATCAGCCTGAGCGTGGTGCCATGCAAGTACATCTTCACTTGGCCGAACACCAGCCCGGTGCCGCTGGAGACCACGACTCACCCCACgcctggggctgctgctgaggtgcccatccccccagccctctacAACAACCCCTTCCACCAGTCAGTCTACGTGGGTGGCACTGTCAGCTTCCATTGCGACGTGAGTGGGCGGCCCCGGCCAGACATCACCTGGGAGAAGCAGAGCGACCATCAAGAGAACTTCATCATGCGGCCTGACCAGATGTATGGCAATGTGGTGGTCACGAATATCGGCCAGCTGGTCATCTACAATGCCCAGCTGGAAGACACCGGCATCTACACCTGCACAGCCAGGAACTCCGCCGGCCTCCTCCGGGCCGACTTCCCCCTCTCCATCATCAAGAGAGAGCCTtccgggggggagcccagggcatcCAGCACCCAGCAGGTCCCAGCCACCGAGTGTCTGAAGGAGCCCGACAAGAGAGAATGCGAGGCTCAGCAGATGCGCTGGCATTTTGACCCCAAGAAGGGGTCATGCGCCACCTTCCGCTACGGCGGCTGTGGTGCCAACCAGAACCACTTTGAGACCTACGAGGCGTGCCGCTCGGCCTGTGTCAGCAGCGCCGAAAACATGTGCACTCTGCCCATGGTGCAGGGGCCTTGCAAGAACTGGGAGGCCCGCTGGGCCTACAACCACCTGATGAAGCAGTGCCACTCCTTCGTCTACGGTGGCTGCGAGGGCAATGACAACAACTTTGAGAGCAAGGAGACCTGTGAGgatgcctgccccttccccaagacccTGCAGTGCAAGGCCTGCCGGCTCAAGAGCAAGATGGTGCTGAGCCTGTGCCGCAGTGATTTTGCTATTGTGGGCCGGCTCATGGAGATCATCGAGGACCAGGACTCGGGCATTGCCCGTTTCGCCCTCGAGGACATACTCAAGGATGAGAAGATGGGCCTCAAGTTCTTCAACATCAAGTACCTGGAGGTCACCTTGAGTGATATGGACTGGagttgcccctgccccaacatgACCACGGAGGATGGGCCCCTCATTATCATGGGGGAGGTGCATGATGGAATGGCCGTGCTGGACCCCAATAGCTACGTCCGAGCTGCCAACGACAAGCGCGTGAAGAAGATCTATGAGCTGATTGAGAAGAAAACCTGCGAGCTCCTCAACAGGTTCCAGGACTAG